A single Triticum dicoccoides isolate Atlit2015 ecotype Zavitan chromosome 2A, WEW_v2.0, whole genome shotgun sequence DNA region contains:
- the LOC119355770 gene encoding probable beta-D-xylosidase 6 has product MAPPFPLLILLLLVAGAGAGAAAPSNAHACSSAEANTYAFCDASLPFPVRARALVSLLTLDEKIAQLSNTAAGVPRLGVPPYEWWSESLHGLADNGPGVNFSSGPVAAATIFPQVILSAAAFNRSLWRAVAEAVAVEARAMHNAGQAGLTYWAPNINVFRDPRWGRGQETPGEDPAMIAAYSVEYVKGFQGEYGDGREGRMMLSACCKHYIAYDLEKWGKFARYTFNAEVNAQDFEDTYEPPFKSCIQEGRASCLMCSYNQVNGVPACARKDLLQKIRDEWGFKGYIVSDCDAVAIIHENQTYTSSGEDSVAIVLKAGMDVNCGSFLIRHTKSAIEKGKIQEEDINHALYNLFSVQLRLGLFEKTSENQWFTRLGPSNVCTKEHRELAAEAVRQGTVLLKNDNSFLPLKRSEVSHIAIIGAAANDAYIMGGDYTGVPCDPITFLKGTQAFVPQTTVAGGCKNVSCDSRDGFGEAIEVAKRADIVVVIAGLNLTQETEDLDRVTLLLPGKQQDLVNIIAGVTKKPIVLVITGGGPVDVSFAKQDPRIASVLWIGYPGEVGGQVLPEILFGEYNPGGKLTMTWYPESFTAVPMTDMNMRADPSRGYPGRTYRFYTGDVVYGFGHGLSYTKYSYNFLQGPNRISLSQSPVPGLISRKPAYTRRDGLDYVQVEDIASCESLVFSVHISVTNEGAMDGSHAVLLFTRSKLRVPGFPLKQLVGFERVYTAAGRSTNVEIKVDPCKHMSAANTEGRRVLLLGSHHVMVGDEVHEFVIEA; this is encoded by the exons ATGGctccccccttccccctcctcatactcctcctcctcgtcgccggcgcggGAGCTGGCGCCGCGGCGCCGTCGAATGCGCACGCGTGCTCGTCGGCCGAGGCCAACACCTACGCGTTCTGCGACGCCTCGCTGCCGTTCCCCGTCCGCGCGCGCGCGCTCGTCTCCCTCCTCACCCTCGACGAGAAGATAGCGCAGCTCTCCAACACCGCGGCGGGCGTGCCGCGCCTCGGCGTCCCGCCCTACGAGTGGTGGTCCGAGTCGCTCCACGGCCTCGCCGACAACGGCCCGGGCGTCAACTTCTCCTCGGGCCccgtcgccgcggccaccatctTCCCCCAGGtcatcctctccgccgccgccttcAACCGCTCGCTCTGGCGGGCGGTAGCCGAGGCCGTCGCCGTGGAGGCGCGCGCCATGCACAACGCCGGCCAGGCCGGGCTCACCTACTGGGCGCCCAACATCAACGTCTTCCGCGACCCGCGCTGGGGCCGCGGCCAGGAGACGCCCGGCGAGGACCCGGCCATGATCGCCGCCTACTCCGTCGAGTATGTCAAGGGCTTCCAGGGGGAGTACGGCGACGGCAGGGAGGGCAGGATGATGCTCTCCGCCTGCTGCAAGCACTACATCGCCTATGATTTGGAGAAATGGGGCAAGTTTGCGCGATACACCTTCAATGCCGAG GTAAATGCGCAAGATTTCGAGGACACGTACGAGCCTCCTTTCAAGAGCTGCATCCAGGAGGGTCGTGCAAGTTGCTTGATGTGTTCATACAACCAGGTAAATGGTGTGCCAGCATGTGCGCGTAAAGATCTGCTGCAGAAGATTAGGGATGAATGGGGATTTAAAGG GTACATCGTATCTGATTGTGACGCTGTGGCAATAATCCACGAAAACCAGACATACACGAGTTCAGGCGAAGATTCAGTAGCGATTGTTCTTAAGGCTG GAATGGATGTCAACTGTGGGTCTTTCCTGATTCGGCATACAAAGTCGGCTATCGAGAAAGGAAAGATACAAGAAGAAGATATCAACCATGCTCTTTATAACCTGTTTTCTGTTCAGCTTCGCCTTGGACTTTTTGAGAAAACCAGTGAGAATCAATGGTTCACTCGACTAGGCCCCAGCAATGTTTGCACAAAAGAGCACAGGGAGCTCGCAGCAGAAGCTGTAAGGCAGGGAACCGTCTTGTTGAAGAACGATAACAGTTTTTTGCCTCTAAAGAGAAGTGAAGTTAGTCATATTGCTATAATTGGAGCGGCAGCAAACGATGCATACATAATGGGTGGAGATTACACAG GTGTTCCCTGTGATCCTATCACCTTCCTTAAAGGCACGCAAGCCTTTGTTCCGCAAACGACCGTTGCTGGCGGTTGCAAAAATGTATCATGTGACTCAAGGGATGGATTTGGTGAAGCCATTGAAGTAGCTAAAAGAGCTGATATTGTTGTTGTGATTGCTGGGTTGAACCTGACTCAGGAGACCGAAGATCTTGATAGAGTGACCCTTCTCCTTCCAGGCAAGCAGCAGGATCTCGTAAATATCATTGCCGGTGTAACAAAGAAGCCTATTGTGTTGGTCATCACGGGCGGTGGTCCTGTCGATGTTTCTTTCGCGAAGCAAGATCCAAGAATTGCAAGTGTCCTGTGGATTGGATATCCAGGGGAAGTTGGCGGTCAAGTTCTCCCAGAAATTCTTTTCGGAGAGTACAATCCAG GAGGAAAGTTGACTATGACTTGGTACCCCGAATCCTTCACTGCGGTTCCAATGACCGATATGAACATGAGAGCCGACCCTTCGCGCGGCTACCCTGGAAGAACATATCGGTTCTACACCGGAGATGTGGTATACGGTTTCGGTCACGGTCTGAGTTACACAAAGTACTCATACAACTTCTTGCAAGGTCCAAACAGAATCAGCCTGTCACAGTCACCAGTTCCAGGCCTCATCAGTAGGAAGCCTGCATACACACGGAGGGACGGATTGGACTACGTCCAGGTTGAAGACATCGCATCATGTGAATCCCTAGTCTTCTCTGTCCACATCTCGGTCACCAACGAAGGTGCCATGGACGGGAGCCACGCCGTCCTGCTGTTCACGAGATCGAAGTTGAGAGTTCCGGGCTTCCCTCTGAAGCAGCTGGTTGGTTTCGAGCGCGTTTACACTGCCGCCGGCAGATCAACCAACGTGGAGATCAAGGTGGATCCCTGCAAGCACATGAGCGCGGCCAACACTGAAGGCAGAAGGGTGCTGCTCCTGGGATCCCATCATGTCATGGTAGGAGACGAAGTGCACGAGTTTGTCATCGAAGCATAA